A window of Mycolicibacterium holsaticum DSM 44478 = JCM 12374 genomic DNA:
CCGTTCCCCGAGTTCGTCGACGAATTACGCGCCGCCGGAGCCGAAGTCGTGCCGATCCGGGTGTACCGGTGGCTCCCCGCACCGCGCAACGGCGACTTCGACCAACTCGTGGCGGGAATCGCGGAGGAGAAGTTCGACGCGGTGACCTTCACGTCGGCCCCCGCCGTCGCGTCGCTGCTGATGCGGGCCGCCGACATGGGCATCGAAGACCGGGTGCTGGCAGCGCTGCGCGGCGACGTGCACGCGATGTGCGTCGGGCCCGTGACGGCCCGGCCCCTGGTGCGGCTCGGGGTGCCGACGTCGGCGCCGGAGCGAATGCGGTTGGGCGCCCTGGCCCGTCATATCACCGACGAGCTGCCGATGTTGTGCACCCGCAGGGTGCAGGTCGCCGGTCACCTGTTGGAGATCCGCGGCACCTGCGTACTGGTCGACGGTGAGGTCAAGGCGGTATCACCCGCGGGTATGGCGACGATCCGGGCGCTTGCGCACCGGCCGGGAACCGTGGTGTCGCGTCTCGAGCTTTTGCGGGTGCTGCCCGGCAGCGGCACCGACACCCACGCCGTGGAGACCGCGGTACTTCGGTTGCGAAACGCGCTGGGCGACAAGAACATCGTGTCGACAGTGGTCAAGCGCGGGTACCGGCTGGCCGTCGACGACGACGTGGACGATGCATGAT
This region includes:
- a CDS encoding uroporphyrinogen-III synthase, translating into MSEPDWAPLTGFRVAVTSARRADELAALLQRRGAAVTSAAAITMVPLPDDDALRANTEALIAAPPDIVIATTGIGLRGWIEAADGWGLAGDLTAALTRARVVSRGPKATGALRAAGLHEEWSPESESSREVLHYLVDGGIAGKRIAVQLHGATEQWDPFPEFVDELRAAGAEVVPIRVYRWLPAPRNGDFDQLVAGIAEEKFDAVTFTSAPAVASLLMRAADMGIEDRVLAALRGDVHAMCVGPVTARPLVRLGVPTSAPERMRLGALARHITDELPMLCTRRVQVAGHLLEIRGTCVLVDGEVKAVSPAGMATIRALAHRPGTVVSRLELLRVLPGSGTDTHAVETAVLRLRNALGDKNIVSTVVKRGYRLAVDDDVDDA